TAATAAATCCAATCCAAAGTTTCCTAGAACCAGTCCCCAGATTTGTCTATAGTGGATACCCATTCACATTCGCTAAGAAGAGAGCATCGGCATGGCGGAATTGGACGCGCATCTCGACAGGCTTGACGAAAGTCCCGATGACGCCCAGGCTCTGAGCGCGGTCGAAGAGATCTATGCCAAAGAGGGCCAGCTCGATGAACTCGCCAAGCTCTACGATGTCCTTGCCGCTAAAGTTGAACCGGCGATGGCTGCTAATCTTTGGGTACGCGGTGCTAATCTTTATATTGAATCCTTAGAGCAACCGGCCCGTGCAGAGCCTTACCTCAAGCAAGCTTTGCATATCGATCCCAGCGATTTAGAAGCCTCGAAAATTCTGCGGGAGTTGTACTTCAACCGCGGCGCACTGACCGAGGGCGTAGAACTCTACGAGAAGCAGCTTCGAGCTCAGGCAGCGTCACCGGATACATCCGATGGCTGGGTTGAAATTGCCAAGATTTGTGTTGAACGCCTCAAAGATCATGGCCGAGGGCTCAACGCTTTGGACGAAGCGATTGGCGCCGATGCGCTTAATCCCGAACCTTACCGAATTCGCGGCATGATTCACCAAGAACGTGGTCGTCCGCGTTTGGTTTTCGACTCCCTACTAAACGAGTTGAGGGTTGGAGGTTTAGACGAAGAGCGTTTGGTCCGGCTTCGCGAACTCACCCAAGAAATGGTCAAAAAGCCGCGGCTCCATGCTTTGGCTGCTCAAGGTGCGGAAAAGCTCGCGGAAATTCGGGAAGACGATCCGGTGGCACTCACGGTCCAGCATGATTTGGAATTGTGCCGTAAAGACTGGAAGCAAAAAGTTTTAGAGTTAGATGGCCGCGCCATGCACCTTTCGATCTCAGACGAGAAGCAAGCAGCGGGTATGTGGTTGGAGGTCGCTGAGTTACAACTTGCCTATGGCGAACACCGCGATGCTGCGCTCGTTTCCTTGGACAAAGCCTTGGGCGCATCCCCCGGCGACGAGGAAGGCCTCGCCTTACTGCGCGACGTTTACGAAGAAAATGGACGCTACGGTGCTTTGGCTGAAGAGCTCGAGAAGATGGCTGGGACCGTCAAGAGTGAGGCGCAGTCGATTGAACTCAGTTTCCAGGCTGCACAACTTTACGAGGAAGAGTTGGGCAATACCGCGGGCGCCGCGCGTCTCTACCGGCAAGTCCTCGAAAAAAACCCAGAGAGCGACCGTGCCACTGACAAGCTGGCCAATTACTATCTTGAAAATAAGCAGCCCGAAGAAGCGATTCGAGTTTTGGAGAAGCTGGCTCAAAATGAAACGGTGGGGAACTCACTGCGGGTTGCGGCTCGAATGAGAATGGCCAATATCTGTGAGAATTCACTCGATGATAGTTCAAGAGGCCTCCTGCATTTTGAAGAAATCTTAGGGATTGAACCCACGCATAAGCGGGCATGCGCTGCGCTGGAAGAAGCATACCGTGCCGAGGGCCAAGAAGAAGGTTTAGCTCGGTTACTTGTTCTCCGAATGGATTCAGTCGAACCGCGGCTGCGGATGTCGATGATGCAAGAGCTGGGTTCCTTGTATGCGAACAAGCTTGAGAAGTTTGATGAGGCCATCGAGCTTTGGGGAGAGCTTTATGAGGCCGCTGCGGGCACGAAGCTTCGTGAAGAAATGGAAGCTCTGGCGACCACCGGTGAGCGGGCTCAAAAGATAGCCGAATCTCTGGCTCAAGGTGTGCAGATTGTTTTCGACCCGGAATTGAAAAAAACCGAGCTAGAAGGTCTGGCGCGTTTTCAAGAGTTTGTTGTGGAAGATCATGAATCAGCGCTCGCGACTTGGCGCACCCGTATCCCGCTTGGGGAGCAGGAGAGTGAGGGGTATGAGTCGGTTAGTCGCCTCTTGATGCGCCTGGCACCTCAAGACCAAGCCGCTGAGTATTTCCGGGCTCAGATCCAAGAAGCGGTTGATCCGCTGGAGCGTGTGGCCACTTTGCATTTACTGGCGGGTGCCTTACTTGAGTTGGAAGATTCAACTGAGGCTGCGGATGTGTGGCGGCGGATTCTGGATATCGAGCCAGCCGATGCCTCTGCCTTTCATTCATTGAGTGAATATCTACGAGATGCCTCAGAGTTTTCTGAACTCATCCAACGCCACGAATCCCGAATAGCGAATCTTGAGATAGGTGAAGAGTCTGGTGTGGCCTGCCGGGACCTTGCCCAAATACTAGAGGAGTCGGGCGGCGAGCCCGAAGACGCAGCGGGTTGGTATATCAAGGCCGTTGAAGATCTGGGCGACGACGCACTTTGCGTAGAGGCTTTGGAGCGAATGTTTGATCAGGGTGTTTGGCCGTTAGAGATTGCCAAGACACTTGAGCCTCTGTTTAGCGAGAATGGAAATCATGCGGGTGAAGCGCGCATGCTCGAAGTACTTGTCGAGGATGAAAAAGTTGATTTTGCGGCTGCAGATATGTGGCGCAGGCTTTTGGAACTTTACGATACGAAGTTAGATGACCGTTTAAACGGGTACCGCTGTGCTGCCAAATCGTTCGGTTATGATTCTCGCGATGAGGCTCTTGCCGACACTCTTTTGCGCCTAAGTGATGCACCACAGGAACATCTAGGAAGCCGTGACGCTTTTCGTGCAGTGATGCCAAAGCTCAAGGCAGAAATGCTTCAACGCATGGCATTGCGGGCTGCTAAGGCTGGTGTAAAAACCGAGGAGCCTGCGCTCTCGTTGGGTGATCTACTTTACGCCTATGGCTCGGATGAAGAGTCTCGCCAGGGCGCAGCCGCGTTGATTCGAGAACTCGTCCCAAGTGAAATGGAAGCGGAGGCTCTTTACCAGTTGGCCGAAGCTAAAGAACCTGACCTCAATGAAGCCACGAAACGCTCAATGTGGATAGACTTGGGGCGGGGGTTTGAAGAACCTTGGGACCATATTGAGCGTGCCGTCGATAGCTGGGAAAAAGTGCGTGACCTGCCTTCTATGCCCGATGCATGTATCCCGGCGCTTGATAGACTCTACGAGCAACTCGGTGACCACGAAAAGCATGCCACCTATCTTCAGAGCCGCTTTGAAGAAGATGTAAGCGCAGAAGATACGATGTCGGTGGGGCGCCGTCTTATTGAGGTTTTGGCCGACGAGCTTGAGCGGTACGAAGAAGCAATTGTATGTGCGGAGCAGTTGGCCGAAGTCTGCCCGGATGAACAATGGATCTGGGCGAGACTGGTCGAGTTATATTTCAAGACCAGTAACCCGGAAGGTGTTCTAGAGGCCTACGCCTCTGAATTACCGCTGATTGATGATGACGAAGAAAGACGTATACGTGCACTGGATTATGCACGCGGTTTTGGTCTGCGCTTGGGGGATCACTTAGAGGCAGAGAGAATACTGCGCCGTGTTTTTACGGAAGAGCCAGGTCATGGATTGGCCCGCGAGGCGTGTCAGGAACTCTATCAGGCTAATGACCGGGGCAATGTGAAGCGAGCCCTTGGAAGCATGTGGATCGATGAAACAGAGAGGGCGGGGGACTATCAGCCGCTCGTGGATTTCTGTGAGAACCATGTCAGCGCGTTGGAGGCCGAGGTTCACACAGTACCACTTTTGACACGGATGGCGACCTGGTACGATTCGCAATTAGACAACGGGCCAAGCGCACTCGATTGTTTGACGCGGGCTTTCTCACTTAGGCCCCGCGATCTACGACTGGAAGAATCTTGGATGGAGCAGGCCGACAAGGTTGGAGATTGGCAGACAGTCTTGAACGCCTTAGAAGCTCTTTGTGAACATTCCGATGCGAGTAGCTTGGCCCGCTTTCGCGGCCGGCGCGCCAATGTGTTCTCTGAGAAATTGGAAGATTTGCCTAGCGCAATCGATGAGCTTTTGCGGCTTGGTGACCCTGAGCTGCCGGCCGACGTTCCTTCTTTGAAGATGCTTTGTGACCTGTCACGGCGTGCGAATCGTCCGTCAATACTGGCAGATGCCTTGGAGGAGGTTTTCCCAAAATGGGACGACGCTGTTGCTAAAGAACGCCTGGGTGTTTGCTATGAGCTGGCAGAGGTCTGTGAGACCGAGTTAAAAGATTTCGACCGAGCTAGAGCAGCTCTTCGACTGGCACAAAAAGAAGACCGTGACCCACTGCGGGCCTTGAGGTGGCAGGAAAGATTACTGGCGGATAGCAACAATACCGATGCATTGCTTTTGGTTCTCAATGACTTGGTTGACCCACTCGTAAAAAACCCTGATGTCCGAAAAGACCTGCTTAAAAAGGGAAGACTCGAGCACCAGCTGGGTTCTTACGCCGAGGCTCTCGAATGCTATAAACGAGCCCTTGAGCACAGCCGCCATGATGAGGAAGCGATCGCAGGCCTTGAGGCGCTCGTCGATCAAGCTCAGTGTGTGAGCAGTGCTTCAAAAATTCTCGAACCGATTTATACCATCGAAAACCAGTACGAGAAGCTGGCTTGGCTTTTAGGTCATCGCCTAGACGAGGTTGAGGATAAGTCTGAACGCAAGCACCTCTTACGCCGCTTGGGCGAGCTGGTCGATACTCAGCTAGAGCAGCCGGAGCGGGCTTTTGAATTTGGTTGCCAGGCATTGGAAGTGGACCCAGCGGATGCTGGATTGCGTATGTGGCTTGAGAGCCTTGCAGAGCGGGCGGGAGCTCAAGAAGCACTTGCGGAGCTATACTCTCGGATGGCACCGGAACTGCCTGAACCGTTGAATCTTCAATACCATCGAAGAGCGGCCGAGCGTTACCATCATGAGCTAAAAGATTTACCCGCAGCGGTGAAAGAATACCGCGCCATCGTTACGCTGAAGAAAACGGACGATAAATCGCTTACGGGCCTCGAGAGTATCTTTAAGGAGTTGCCTGACTATCCTTCGTGGATTGAAATTCTCAGACTAAGGATTGAAAATGAGCCGGGCCGTGAACGGAAGGTCGGTTATTTACGAGAAATCGCCTTAATTTACGCAGACGGTTTAGGTGATAAGGCGGCGGTTGCGAAGACGTATCGGGAACTTTACGATTTCGCACCGGAGAGTTTGGGAACCTTTGATGCGCTTGAGCAAGTTTACCTAGAGTTAGAAGACAACGATGGTCTCCTTGAGCTTTACGTAGATGAACGAAGGCGCCTGCTTGAGCAAAGTGCAGAAACGTCCATGGAGGATTGGCTTGACCTCACCACCCGGCAGGCAAAGCTTCACTATAAAGGTTTTGATGATTCCTTAAGTGCGGTGGCTCTCTTGAGAGAAGTCTTTGAAGATGAACCGGATTATCCTGAGGCTGATCGCTGGGTGCGCTCCGAACTTGCCAAAGGTGACACAAATCTCATCAACTTTCTCGATGAACGCTATTCAAAGCGCGCTGATTATGAAGACCTCGCGGATGTTCTAGAAGTTAAGCTAAGAAATCTTGTTGAACCGGTTGAGCGACGAGACTTGTTGATTCGCATTGCGAATCTACGTGAGAGAGAACTCGGGCAACCTCGCCAAGCGCTTGGGGCCCTGGGCCTTGCGATAAGAGAATGCCCTGGAGATGTTTCTCTACTTGATAAGATGTGGGAACTTGGCAACGCGAACGAAATGTGGAGAGACGCGTCAAGCCTCATCCGCAAGAGCTTGCGGGAGGACGACTCCGAATTACGCTTTCAGTGGTATTTTCGTTTAGCCGAATGTGCTCGGGATAAACTCGATGACATGGGTGAGGCGGTTGCGTGTTTTGAGGTTTGTGTTGAAACCAAACCTGCCAACCTGCCAACCCTTGAGGCCCTTGACCCACTCTACGGCCAGCAAGAATCTTGGAAAGAGCAAGTTGATACCAAAGAGAAGCTTCTAACGCTTATTTCCGACAAACCCAGACGCGCAGAACTCCTACTGTCCTTGAGCTTTCTGTATGACGAAAAGCTTGAGCAGAGCGAAGCAGCGAGAAAATCCTGTGCCCGTTTAGTTGAAGAACAGCCAGCTCACTTGATTGGGTTAGAGCGCGAGGCAGAGCTTTTTCGTGGAGCACAGCTTTGGTCACCGCTGGAGAAAAACTTGCGGATGCAGTTGGCTGCCCGAACCGACTTGTCACAATTGGTTGCGCTGCACAGGGAATTGGCGGGGCTCTACGACGAGCATCTTGAGTTCCCCGCTCGCGCGGTCGATAGCTGGCGTGAACTCTTGGTTATTGAGTCCAATGATGGTCAGGCCCAGGAGCAACTGGACCGTCTATTCTCTGAAGCCAAACGATTTCCAGAATTGCTGGACCATCTGGCTTATATGCTCGAGCATGGTGCAAAGGGAGAAGATATCTCCGACTTGTATCTGCGTCGTGCCCGGTTGTTTCGAGATCAATTGGAGCAACCTGAGCAGGCTGAGCAGGATTGGCAGCAACTTCTCGAGCGAGAACCCGAGCAGGTCGAGGCCCTTGAATCGTTAGCCAATATTCTTCACGACCAAAGGTCCTTCGAGCCCTGGGCCGCATTAACCTTACGCCGCCTTGCTCTCCCCGACGACCGATATTGTGAACGAAAAATCCAGTTGATTGAGGTATTGGGCAAGGAGCTTGACCGGGTTCAAGATGCATCAGGCCACGCGCAGCAGCTTATCGCCGATGATAGAACCACTTGGGAAGAACTGGCCAAACTCGCGACCTTATGTTTGGAACTCAATCAACCTGAGCACGCCATTGAAGCTTTAACCCAAGCCACGAAGCTTTGTGATGATCCAGAGCAGAAGCGTTTGCTGCTTTATCGCTTGGTCGAAATCTACAACGATGTTGTGAATAATCCAATTGCTGGAACCTGGGCATGGGAAGCACTTTGGTCTCAAGACAAGACTGACCTCAGACCCTATCCAGCATTGCAAAATCTTTATGAACAAGCAGAGCGTTGGCAAGACTTGGTGGAGCTGCATGAAGCGGCCATGAGTCATTTAGGTGACGATGAGACTGTATCGGCGCTGCAAGCAATCTTGAGTGTGCAGTCGGACAAACTTGAGATGCCTGAGCGTGCATTTATGACTGCGGGTAGGCTGTATCGTCTCAAACCCGAGGACCTCAGCGCTTCCCAAAGTCTTATTGACCTTGGGCTTTCATTGGGCTGCGCTGATGAAGCGGTTGCGATTTTAGAAGACCAGCTTGATGACATTCGAGACAGCCGAATTCGGTTAAGCCGATTGATGCAAGTGGGCGAGCTTTACCATACGACGCTTAAGGATTTGGATGAGGCGGAAGGCGCTTACGAGCGAGCCCTAGAGATTGATCCTGAACATATTCCCGCACTCGATGGCCTTTTAAAAGTTGCGATAGATGATGAACGCTTCGATAAACAGCTTGCTGCCTTAGAACGCAAGCAGGTCATTTCGAGAAAACCAGAAGCGAAGAAACCCATTCTGGCTGAGATGGGGCGTATCTGGGAACAAGAAATCGGTGATGAGTCTCGTGCGGTCTCGATTTACCAGCGTATTTTAGAGTTGATGCCTGATGACCAGGATGCGTTGATCGCGCTGAGCCGCTTATATGCTGTGCTTGGTAATCACGAGGCACTGGCTGATGTGTTGGCACGGCGAGTCGAACAGACCACTGATCTAGAGCAGGGCATCGAACTCAGGATGAAGCTTGCTCGTTTGTGGTCGGATCCATTGAACGATGCTCAAGAGTCTATCCGGTGGCTTGACAGTGTTTTGATTCTTGATGGTGAGAACCGAGAAACCTGGACGCTTCTAGAGGCTGAGCTTCGTAAAGTTCAGGGTAAAGAAGGGTTGCGAGATCTCTTCGTTCATCAGCTCTCTGTGCTGGAGGAGCCGGCCGAGAAGGTCGCGGTACTGCGCAAGCTGGCAAACGTTCACGAGGAGCTTTTTGAGAATCTGGAAAGCGCGGCAGACTGCTTAGAGGATGTTCTTCAGCTTGAACCGACACATCTTGAAGTGGTTGGAGA
Above is a window of Deltaproteobacteria bacterium DNA encoding:
- a CDS encoding tetratricopeptide repeat protein, yielding MAELDAHLDRLDESPDDAQALSAVEEIYAKEGQLDELAKLYDVLAAKVEPAMAANLWVRGANLYIESLEQPARAEPYLKQALHIDPSDLEASKILRELYFNRGALTEGVELYEKQLRAQAASPDTSDGWVEIAKICVERLKDHGRGLNALDEAIGADALNPEPYRIRGMIHQERGRPRLVFDSLLNELRVGGLDEERLVRLRELTQEMVKKPRLHALAAQGAEKLAEIREDDPVALTVQHDLELCRKDWKQKVLELDGRAMHLSISDEKQAAGMWLEVAELQLAYGEHRDAALVSLDKALGASPGDEEGLALLRDVYEENGRYGALAEELEKMAGTVKSEAQSIELSFQAAQLYEEELGNTAGAARLYRQVLEKNPESDRATDKLANYYLENKQPEEAIRVLEKLAQNETVGNSLRVAARMRMANICENSLDDSSRGLLHFEEILGIEPTHKRACAALEEAYRAEGQEEGLARLLVLRMDSVEPRLRMSMMQELGSLYANKLEKFDEAIELWGELYEAAAGTKLREEMEALATTGERAQKIAESLAQGVQIVFDPELKKTELEGLARFQEFVVEDHESALATWRTRIPLGEQESEGYESVSRLLMRLAPQDQAAEYFRAQIQEAVDPLERVATLHLLAGALLELEDSTEAADVWRRILDIEPADASAFHSLSEYLRDASEFSELIQRHESRIANLEIGEESGVACRDLAQILEESGGEPEDAAGWYIKAVEDLGDDALCVEALERMFDQGVWPLEIAKTLEPLFSENGNHAGEARMLEVLVEDEKVDFAAADMWRRLLELYDTKLDDRLNGYRCAAKSFGYDSRDEALADTLLRLSDAPQEHLGSRDAFRAVMPKLKAEMLQRMALRAAKAGVKTEEPALSLGDLLYAYGSDEESRQGAAALIRELVPSEMEAEALYQLAEAKEPDLNEATKRSMWIDLGRGFEEPWDHIERAVDSWEKVRDLPSMPDACIPALDRLYEQLGDHEKHATYLQSRFEEDVSAEDTMSVGRRLIEVLADELERYEEAIVCAEQLAEVCPDEQWIWARLVELYFKTSNPEGVLEAYASELPLIDDDEERRIRALDYARGFGLRLGDHLEAERILRRVFTEEPGHGLAREACQELYQANDRGNVKRALGSMWIDETERAGDYQPLVDFCENHVSALEAEVHTVPLLTRMATWYDSQLDNGPSALDCLTRAFSLRPRDLRLEESWMEQADKVGDWQTVLNALEALCEHSDASSLARFRGRRANVFSEKLEDLPSAIDELLRLGDPELPADVPSLKMLCDLSRRANRPSILADALEEVFPKWDDAVAKERLGVCYELAEVCETELKDFDRARAALRLAQKEDRDPLRALRWQERLLADSNNTDALLLVLNDLVDPLVKNPDVRKDLLKKGRLEHQLGSYAEALECYKRALEHSRHDEEAIAGLEALVDQAQCVSSASKILEPIYTIENQYEKLAWLLGHRLDEVEDKSERKHLLRRLGELVDTQLEQPERAFEFGCQALEVDPADAGLRMWLESLAERAGAQEALAELYSRMAPELPEPLNLQYHRRAAERYHHELKDLPAAVKEYRAIVTLKKTDDKSLTGLESIFKELPDYPSWIEILRLRIENEPGRERKVGYLREIALIYADGLGDKAAVAKTYRELYDFAPESLGTFDALEQVYLELEDNDGLLELYVDERRRLLEQSAETSMEDWLDLTTRQAKLHYKGFDDSLSAVALLREVFEDEPDYPEADRWVRSELAKGDTNLINFLDERYSKRADYEDLADVLEVKLRNLVEPVERRDLLIRIANLRERELGQPRQALGALGLAIRECPGDVSLLDKMWELGNANEMWRDASSLIRKSLREDDSELRFQWYFRLAECARDKLDDMGEAVACFEVCVETKPANLPTLEALDPLYGQQESWKEQVDTKEKLLTLISDKPRRAELLLSLSFLYDEKLEQSEAARKSCARLVEEQPAHLIGLEREAELFRGAQLWSPLEKNLRMQLAARTDLSQLVALHRELAGLYDEHLEFPARAVDSWRELLVIESNDGQAQEQLDRLFSEAKRFPELLDHLAYMLEHGAKGEDISDLYLRRARLFRDQLEQPEQAEQDWQQLLEREPEQVEALESLANILHDQRSFEPWAALTLRRLALPDDRYCERKIQLIEVLGKELDRVQDASGHAQQLIADDRTTWEELAKLATLCLELNQPEHAIEALTQATKLCDDPEQKRLLLYRLVEIYNDVVNNPIAGTWAWEALWSQDKTDLRPYPALQNLYEQAERWQDLVELHEAAMSHLGDDETVSALQAILSVQSDKLEMPERAFMTAGRLYRLKPEDLSASQSLIDLGLSLGCADEAVAILEDQLDDIRDSRIRLSRLMQVGELYHTTLKDLDEAEGAYERALEIDPEHIPALDGLLKVAIDDERFDKQLAALERKQVISRKPEAKKPILAEMGRIWEQEIGDESRAVSIYQRILELMPDDQDALIALSRLYAVLGNHEALADVLARRVEQTTDLEQGIELRMKLARLWSDPLNDAQESIRWLDSVLILDGENRETWTLLEAELRKVQGKEGLRDLFVHQLSVLEEPAEKVAVLRKLANVHEELFENLESAADCLEDVLQLEPTHLEVVGELESLLRRREDWPRLITIMDHHLRLLSDPDEKAQVYLDMGEVYHSNLARVDLAEQAYNQVRVLKPESPVALHALGQLYERSGNWFQALDMLEQEAQLTQDKAEASKLYQRMGRIQEQMLMNREGAAEAYRRALELDVRAIVAIESLKSMASDNEDWGSYIRYLKMEIDVTDDDEDRFELHVEAADYYDRVEEDDLKALEQLELAIDIEPADVDCTSKLAEYHFRNEGYEQAGQYYRRLLNLTDGSSSPAEICHRKYRLGYTYERLEDLDNALRSYQEAVQADPSYLAAQEALAQMLLSSDQHELARDAFQRIIEEHREELTASEVVDIHWQLGDLELKAGRLPNARSGYEKALELDPNHVLSLKALADIDCQMGQWDQAYERLDRYSRLIPLDTREPVYLKMADIAQSHLGDSAKELEPLVRGARLDNPSVDLLEKLANVLLARSDFQQAGAVLKKAAGSCEDITRRASLLHRLGGLYETKLGNEPLALKAYHMALDLEPTRVDAFKDMERLLVKRQEWQLLEECYRAMLGRAQALTPTFRLVLWRNLAELYDRALKDVDNAIMAYEVVRQLDQSRESEAQRLSELYLKSPKHRQKAIEIGHEIYDEGQDFSLGARKLKELYHAQSHFDGVFVYCGILDGLGTAGDDEYKMLEHLKKGIRPWPQRPLGEDGWQAILAPELHGPVGDLAAELARLAPDAFTQSPKSLGLKKKEFVSLDSELYLAGMLRRVHGALSLSAPGLYIRKGSMEPAHLAPSSPPALVVGQNNSMTQTVDASMSRFLLGYQLSFMRPELFLTGLYPGEQLRELLMGLCVVYNRSLGGAEHAGVAKWASHFEKIPGEVLRALQEPARRAYSHLLSPEPTAGLAKAAHLSAARAGLLLAGELGPALRGLQIMPATAPGLSPELRLLELTRFAGSKQHLRLREKIGSGLDVSSKNRAVRVEVT